The sequence below is a genomic window from Synechococcus sp. PCC 7335.
CTAGCGTGTCGGAAACTGAAAGCGCATGCAGCTTAAACAAAATACCGCGGTTACCCAGCAGCGGCCAGCTACCCCACACCCAGAACACAGTCCCTACACCCATACAAAACAAACTTAGAGAATTCATAATTGTTTCAGTCACTCTCTACTAGCCTCAACGCTTGCGACAGTAGCATCACCGCCGCATTTCCCATGCTCAGAATTAACACACCAGCTAGCCCAATCATCCAATCATCTCTTAGCACTGAAATTATCAGCACAATTAAAGAAGTCTTCGTAGAGATGCTGGCAAACGCTAGCATTCGCTCCCAGACGCCCTCATCGCGACAGGCGCTTGCGATAGGAATCAACAACGCCAAAATCATCACAATCAACAATCCATTCATAGCTGCTCCTGTTTGCTGCGTCTGTTCTGACGAGGAGGTTCTACATAGTGAACCTCATAAAAATTGTTCTCATCATGTCGGATAACAATTGTTTTGGGCGTGTAAGTAATCAAAAACACGTCTAAAAAAACCAAAGCAGGCGGCCTTCTAGGCTTAGATCTAATGGGCCCAACTGTCTCATGTGAATGAGGTCGAAAAATCATCTCTACCGCTTCTATATACGCGGTTGGAATGGCAATAATTAGTTTGCGGCCTACGCTTAACCACTCTCTTAAGGAATCAGAGCGCGGCCTTGAAGCATCTGATGACCTCACTCTTTGATGCGGGAGCAGCGCGGCGAGCGCTATGCCAATGATTACATTAGTTGGGCCTGTATCTGCTGTTAGCAGCAGCCAGAGTGTCAGCTTGAAAATAAAGCCAAAGAGCCTATTCATATCGAACCCTTCCTCGAGATACCCCACAGAAATATGACTAGTACTAGGCTCATAGCCCCTACTAGATGCTCAAACCGTTCGGGCGCTTTAGGCAAAGCTGTTTTAACTCTTTTGAATATCAGCAGATAGGCCAGCCAGCCAGCCGCAATCGTCCCTAGCGATTGGACTATCTTCTGAACGTTGTAGGCTTCTAATGTCAGCCCGCTAACAGCTACTAGCCCCACCGTCAGCAGCACTATAGCTGCCCAAAACCAACTATCCGTTCTACCCTTCGAAGATTTAGCTGCTATAGAAAGATCGCTTGCAACCAAGGATTCGCTGGCTTCAGAGCTAGTTACAAACGGCAGGAATATGAACTTTGCAAAAGCGATCGCGCTACCAACAGCTGTGATGCTAAGTATCCACAGCGGCCAGCCGCTTAAGGCCTCAAGCGTCAGTGCCTTTGCTCCATAGCCTGCTAGTAGCGGAAAACCTGAGATCGAAAGGGAGGCGATCGCAAGCCCAGCCCACAGCTCTCGCTTTAGCGGCGATTGCTGTAGCACCTCAAACTGACGGCTCGGCAAGTTACCAGCAATCAAAAAAAGCATTGCCTTAGCAAGGCCGTGGCTCAGCGCGTATAGGCCAGCGACGACTGGGGCAACCAGGACAAATCCCATCTGTGAGATTGTGCTCCACGCTAGCAGCCGCTTAGTGTCTTTCTCCAAAATGGCGCAGCTAGTTCCCAATACAGCCGTCGCCACCCCAAAAAATTGAACAATAGGTGAGATTTCTTCAACGAGCAATGCGCAGCGCACTAGGGGAAATGCGCCCGTTTTAATCACTGCGCCAGATAGCAAGGCAGAAACAGGCGTGTCGGATTGTGAATGAGTTAGTGGGAGCCACAGACCAGAGACAAAGATACCGCCTTTGGTCAACAGTCCGACAAAGATTAGCGCGATCGCCTCTTTTGGTGCGGTGGCTAACCCAGTAAAGGCAAAAGACTGATTGGCTTGATAGACCAGTACGGCTCCTAGCAGATAAAACAGCATTGCTGTATTACTGATCAGCAGATAGCGCAGTCCGATCCAAAGCGCCCGGTCCGTTCGTGGATAGACCATCAGCAAAAAAGCCGACACCCCAATTACTTCTAGCCCCACATACAGACTCATGAAGTCCGCACAGACAAAAATGGCATTCACACTACCATGCAAGATTAGGATCTGCGTATAGAAAAAAGCACCCTTCTCAGTTGGCCAGCAATAGAGCACGACGGCCATCATCACTAGCGCATTTAGCAGCACAAAATACCCACTCATCTGGTTGACCAGCAACGTGACGCCGAAGCTGTCTACTAGCTGCATTGTTAGTGGCGAAGGCAAAGAAACCTGAAAAAGCCCTACGCAGATAGAAACGAGCATTACCGTAAAGGCCG
It includes:
- a CDS encoding Na+/H+ antiporter subunit E, with amino-acid sequence MNRLFGFIFKLTLWLLLTADTGPTNVIIGIALAALLPHQRVRSSDASRPRSDSLREWLSVGRKLIIAIPTAYIEAVEMIFRPHSHETVGPIRSKPRRPPALVFLDVFLITYTPKTIVIRHDENNFYEVHYVEPPRQNRRSKQEQL
- a CDS encoding cation:proton antiporter, translated to MIAWLAIPLFVGFAVYLLPQLDRASAFTVMLVSICVGLFQVSLPSPLTMQLVDSFGVTLLVNQMSGYFVLLNALVMMAVVLYCWPTEKGAFFYTQILILHGSVNAIFVCADFMSLYVGLEVIGVSAFLLMVYPRTDRALWIGLRYLLISNTAMLFYLLGAVLVYQANQSFAFTGLATAPKEAIALIFVGLLTKGGIFVSGLWLPLTHSQSDTPVSALLSGAVIKTGAFPLVRCALLVEEISPIVQFFGVATAVLGTSCAILEKDTKRLLAWSTISQMGFVLVAPVVAGLYALSHGLAKAMLFLIAGNLPSRQFEVLQQSPLKRELWAGLAIASLSISGFPLLAGYGAKALTLEALSGWPLWILSITAVGSAIAFAKFIFLPFVTSSEASESLVASDLSIAAKSSKGRTDSWFWAAIVLLTVGLVAVSGLTLEAYNVQKIVQSLGTIAAGWLAYLLIFKRVKTALPKAPERFEHLVGAMSLVLVIFLWGISRKGSI